From the genome of Cytobacillus firmus, one region includes:
- the phoU gene encoding phosphate signaling complex protein PhoU: MAVRERFDYDLQELQKMLIEIGNFAIEALHRSVEALETQNIELALEIIDDDNQADILYEEINDLAILLIAKQQPVAIDLRRIIVAIKIATDIERIADFGVNIAKSTIRIGSEPLIKPIEHIKKMYEISTEMLRLSLEAFTEEDTAKAKKVADMDDQVDDLYGETIKELLQINLQKPEYLPQITQLSFICRYLERAADHVTNISEHIFYLVKGRQYDLNN, encoded by the coding sequence ATGGCAGTACGTGAAAGGTTTGACTATGATCTTCAGGAGCTTCAAAAAATGCTTATAGAAATTGGCAATTTTGCAATAGAGGCCCTGCATAGATCAGTTGAAGCACTTGAAACCCAAAACATTGAATTGGCACTTGAAATCATTGATGACGACAATCAGGCTGATATTCTGTATGAGGAAATAAATGATTTAGCCATTCTGCTAATTGCAAAACAACAGCCAGTGGCTATTGACCTCCGCCGCATCATTGTGGCTATAAAAATCGCAACAGACATTGAACGAATTGCAGACTTTGGAGTGAATATTGCAAAGTCCACCATACGGATTGGGTCAGAGCCGCTAATTAAGCCGATTGAACATATAAAGAAAATGTATGAAATTTCAACTGAAATGCTGCGTCTATCACTGGAAGCTTTCACTGAAGAAGATACTGCAAAAGCCAAAAAAGTTGCCGATATGGATGATCAGGTCGATGACCTCTATGGTGAAACCATTAAAGAGCTGCTGCAAATTAATCTGCAGAAACCGGAATACCTTCCGCAGATCACCCAGCTTTCATTTATTTGCCGTTATTTAGAAAGAGCAGCTGACCATGTTACGAATATTTCAGAGCATATTTTTTATTTGGTTAAAGGACGCCAGTATGATTTAAATAATTAA
- a CDS encoding glycosyltransferase family 4 protein yields the protein MMDSVTSELTNNRIINNKPKILLLTWEYPPHVVGGLSRHVYGLAGGLKQDYEVHILTANPGTLSSYEHINGIYIHRVKPLNEKDPNFLHWILGLNLAMEQKAIELSSFHHFEIIHAHDWLVGACGLSLKESLHCPLITTIHATEYGRNNGIYTELQKFIHTKEEQLIIGSDQVIVCSEYMKEEVLQQFSIAREKIAVIANGISKESLLDDPDSLLEGVPVKKGGRLIFSIGRMVREKGFETLIEAAPIIKEKYQDAYIIVAGKGPMLEAHRKKARELKVDDVILFPGFINDMQRLALFQKCEIAAFPSYYEPFGIVALEAMITGKPAIVSYTGGLKGIVKHEYSGLFMVPGDPHSFAEQASALLENPKAADTIGKQGQKVAESLFSWRRIADETNRVFQETRISRKLEDLV from the coding sequence ATGATGGACTCGGTAACTTCAGAACTAACTAATAATCGTATCATTAATAATAAACCTAAAATCCTTCTTCTTACCTGGGAGTATCCTCCCCATGTAGTAGGCGGTTTATCAAGGCATGTGTATGGACTCGCAGGAGGATTAAAACAGGATTATGAGGTTCATATACTGACTGCTAATCCCGGCACTCTTTCCAGCTATGAACATATAAACGGTATCTATATCCACCGGGTTAAGCCGCTAAATGAAAAAGATCCTAATTTTCTGCACTGGATTTTGGGGTTGAATTTGGCGATGGAGCAAAAAGCCATTGAACTGTCATCCTTCCACCACTTTGAAATCATTCATGCACATGACTGGCTTGTAGGTGCATGCGGCCTGTCCTTAAAGGAGAGCTTGCACTGTCCTTTAATTACAACTATACATGCAACAGAATATGGAAGGAATAATGGGATTTACACAGAATTGCAGAAATTTATCCATACAAAAGAAGAGCAGCTGATCATTGGATCAGATCAGGTTATTGTCTGCAGTGAATATATGAAGGAAGAAGTACTTCAGCAATTTTCAATTGCCAGGGAAAAAATAGCTGTTATCGCAAACGGAATCAGCAAAGAATCACTTCTTGATGATCCTGACAGCTTATTGGAAGGGGTTCCGGTAAAAAAAGGCGGAAGGCTGATATTCTCCATTGGACGGATGGTGAGGGAGAAAGGGTTTGAAACCTTGATTGAGGCAGCGCCTATAATAAAAGAGAAGTATCAGGATGCTTATATAATCGTTGCCGGCAAAGGTCCTATGCTTGAAGCACACAGAAAAAAAGCAAGAGAACTGAAGGTTGATGATGTCATACTTTTTCCGGGATTTATAAATGACATGCAAAGATTAGCTCTCTTTCAGAAGTGCGAAATCGCTGCTTTTCCAAGTTATTATGAGCCATTTGGCATTGTAGCCCTCGAAGCAATGATCACAGGAAAGCCGGCGATCGTTTCCTATACAGGAGGGTTAAAGGGAATTGTTAAACATGAATATTCCGGACTGTTCATGGTTCCAGGAGATCCACACAGCTTCGCAGAGCAGGCTTCCGCTCTTCTTGAGAACCCTAAAGCCGCCGATACAATTGGCAAACAAGGTCAAAAGGTCGCAGAAAGCCTATTCAGCTGGAGACGCATTGCTGATGAAACAAATAGAGTATTTCAAGAAACCCGGATCAGCCGGAAGCTTGAAGATCTGGTGTGA
- the pstA gene encoding phosphate ABC transporter permease PstA: MKYVDTEQVHKKMGSRLLANNLAKTLFFLATLFGLVVLIVLIYRVLADGLSWINMDFLMNRLSTDPERAGIWGAITGTFWLMLVVAPVTMILGVGTAIYLEEYAAKGRVSSFIKTNISNLAGVPSVVFGILGLTVFARALDLGSVVLAGGLTMALLVLPVVVVASQEAIRAVPQFLREASYGMGATKWQTIKNVVLPAALPGILTGVILALSRAIGETAPLVVIGIPALLIPVPDGIFDKFTILPVQIYYWTIDSALVAEYANLAAATIVILLIVLFVMNSIAILIRNKFQKRY, encoded by the coding sequence ATGAAATATGTAGATACAGAACAAGTGCATAAAAAAATGGGCAGCCGCCTGCTTGCCAATAACCTGGCTAAAACACTATTCTTTTTGGCCACTTTATTCGGTCTGGTTGTATTAATTGTATTAATCTATCGGGTCCTCGCTGATGGTTTAAGCTGGATCAATATGGATTTTCTGATGAATCGCTTATCAACAGATCCTGAAAGGGCTGGAATCTGGGGAGCCATAACAGGAACATTTTGGCTGATGCTTGTAGTTGCTCCTGTAACGATGATTCTTGGAGTAGGCACAGCAATTTACCTTGAAGAATATGCAGCCAAGGGCCGCGTTTCTTCATTTATTAAGACGAACATTTCCAACCTGGCGGGCGTTCCGTCAGTTGTTTTTGGAATCCTTGGATTAACTGTTTTTGCAAGAGCGTTAGATTTGGGTTCTGTAGTTCTCGCAGGAGGACTCACGATGGCACTGCTTGTTCTTCCTGTTGTAGTAGTTGCCAGCCAGGAAGCAATCCGTGCTGTTCCCCAATTTCTAAGAGAAGCCTCTTACGGAATGGGAGCAACAAAGTGGCAAACGATTAAAAATGTAGTACTTCCAGCAGCATTACCTGGAATCCTTACGGGGGTTATTCTTGCATTATCGCGGGCAATAGGCGAAACAGCGCCATTGGTTGTTATTGGAATACCGGCTTTGTTAATTCCCGTTCCTGATGGAATCTTTGATAAATTTACGATTTTGCCGGTACAGATTTATTATTGGACAATCGACTCTGCTCTAGTAGCAGAATATGCAAACCTGGCAGCTGCAACAATTGTGATATTATTAATTGTTTTATTCGTGATGAACTCAATAGCCATCTTAATTCGGAACAAGTTCCAAAAAAGATATTAG
- a CDS encoding peptidoglycan D,D-transpeptidase FtsI family protein, giving the protein MLFFAVFLLFSMLILRLGMVQIVYGDDYKREIERTEDVTVNSPVPRGKMFDRNGQVIVDNTPQNAITYTNNGYKQDEMLEVAEKLAKLIDKDTKKVQERDKKDYWIMKNPEKAEEKVTKKDKEELEKKYEGKEKELDKALYQLTLDRITEEELSELTKDDLEVLAIYREFTSGYALTPQIVKNKKVTPEEFAVVSENLQLLPGVDTTTDWERYYAFGDTLKSVLGKVTSSDEGLPAEQIEYYMARDYSRNDRVGKSYIEMQYEEVLHGQKAKVKNITDKAGNVLETIPITDGQRGKDLVLSIDMDLQKEVEKIIEEELRKAKASSGTSLLDRAYVVLMDPHTGEVLSMAGKKIVKDKDTGQSEMQDDALGNITTTYNVGSAVKGATILTGYKTGAINPGTVFYDRPLKIKGTPVKKSWRNFGPLNDINALKFSSNVYMFETVINIGGGKYEFEKPLWIDKKAFSTVRESFAQFGLGVRTGIDLPNEQTGFKGMSALPGFMLDLSIGQYDTYSNMQLAQYVSVIANGGNRMEPHIVKEIREPLMENNELGPIVQEMEPKVLNRVELEDGWMDRVQEGFRRVMQEKGGTGYSYFAGKEYKPAGKTGTAEAFYDGPERSKFGKEPPEVMNLSLVGYAPSENPEIAMAVLVPWAYQGSVDHGANKKIGERVLDAYFELKKERHKKGSDSKESVQKVENIDEVIEGQEDARKENEENE; this is encoded by the coding sequence ATGCTCTTCTTTGCTGTGTTTTTATTGTTTTCTATGCTGATCCTCCGGCTTGGGATGGTTCAGATTGTTTATGGCGATGATTATAAGCGTGAGATTGAAAGAACGGAAGATGTTACAGTCAACAGTCCTGTGCCAAGAGGTAAAATGTTTGACCGAAATGGACAGGTTATTGTCGATAATACCCCGCAAAATGCCATCACTTATACTAATAATGGGTACAAGCAGGATGAAATGCTTGAGGTGGCAGAAAAGCTGGCCAAGCTGATAGACAAAGATACCAAAAAGGTTCAGGAACGCGATAAGAAAGATTACTGGATCATGAAGAATCCTGAAAAGGCAGAAGAAAAGGTTACTAAAAAAGATAAAGAAGAACTTGAAAAGAAGTATGAGGGTAAGGAAAAGGAGCTGGATAAGGCCCTATATCAGCTCACTTTGGATCGGATTACAGAAGAGGAATTAAGTGAATTGACAAAAGACGATCTTGAAGTTCTTGCTATCTATAGAGAATTTACAAGCGGATATGCTTTAACACCCCAAATCGTTAAGAATAAAAAAGTAACACCTGAGGAATTTGCAGTTGTCAGTGAAAATCTGCAGCTTTTACCAGGTGTTGATACAACAACCGACTGGGAAAGATATTATGCCTTTGGAGATACTTTGAAATCAGTGCTTGGAAAAGTAACAAGCTCTGATGAAGGTCTTCCGGCTGAACAGATTGAATACTATATGGCACGTGACTACAGCCGTAATGACCGTGTAGGAAAAAGTTACATTGAGATGCAATATGAAGAAGTACTCCACGGGCAAAAGGCAAAAGTGAAAAATATTACGGACAAAGCCGGGAATGTCCTTGAAACTATTCCCATTACAGATGGTCAAAGAGGCAAGGACCTTGTGCTGAGCATTGATATGGATCTTCAGAAGGAAGTTGAGAAAATCATTGAAGAGGAATTGCGTAAAGCCAAGGCATCATCCGGAACTTCATTACTGGACAGGGCTTATGTGGTACTGATGGACCCGCATACTGGAGAAGTTCTTTCAATGGCCGGCAAAAAGATTGTAAAGGATAAAGACACAGGCCAATCCGAAATGCAGGATGATGCATTAGGCAACATCACGACTACTTATAATGTCGGTTCAGCTGTGAAGGGTGCTACAATACTTACCGGTTATAAAACGGGGGCTATTAATCCCGGAACCGTTTTTTATGATCGTCCTTTAAAAATCAAAGGAACACCGGTAAAAAAATCCTGGAGAAACTTCGGCCCTTTAAATGATATCAATGCTCTTAAATTTTCCTCCAACGTTTATATGTTTGAAACTGTCATCAATATAGGCGGGGGGAAATATGAGTTCGAGAAGCCTTTATGGATAGATAAAAAAGCGTTTAGTACTGTAAGGGAATCCTTCGCTCAATTCGGTCTTGGCGTTCGGACCGGGATTGATTTGCCTAATGAGCAAACGGGATTTAAAGGAATGAGTGCATTGCCTGGTTTCATGCTTGACCTTTCGATTGGACAGTACGACACCTATTCCAACATGCAGCTTGCCCAATATGTGTCTGTCATTGCCAATGGCGGCAATAGGATGGAGCCTCATATTGTAAAAGAAATCCGTGAGCCATTAATGGAAAATAATGAACTTGGCCCTATTGTTCAGGAAATGGAGCCAAAGGTTCTTAATAGGGTTGAACTTGAAGATGGCTGGATGGACCGTGTCCAGGAAGGCTTCCGCAGAGTCATGCAGGAAAAAGGCGGTACAGGTTATTCTTATTTTGCCGGCAAAGAGTATAAACCGGCGGGTAAAACAGGTACAGCAGAGGCCTTTTATGATGGACCCGAGCGCAGCAAATTTGGAAAAGAGCCTCCTGAGGTCATGAATCTCAGCCTTGTTGGCTATGCACCATCAGAGAATCCCGAGATTGCCATGGCTGTTTTAGTTCCATGGGCCTATCAGGGAAGCGTGGACCACGGAGCGAATAAAAAAATTGGCGAACGTGTTCTGGATGCTTACTTTGAGCTTAAAAAGGAGCGTCACAAGAAAGGCAGCGACAGCAAAGAGTCTGTTCAAAAAGTGGAAAATATCGATGAAGTAATTGAAGGGCAGGAAGATGCCCGCAAAGAAAATGAAGAAAATGAATAA
- a CDS encoding PstS family phosphate ABC transporter substrate-binding protein has translation MKRLKKMSLLLMLSAVMAFTAACGGEEGTSANGDNNEALEGSVVIDGSGTVYPFMARMAENYMGEQENVSVEVSRSGTSAGFKKFLAEDGTDFNDASRQIKDEEKASAEDLGIDVQEMKVALDGITIVINKENEWAKELTQQEVVDIFLASAGKKKWSDVRPDFPDEEIQTYGPNENHGTYEFMFENILDEQDLPENINLQQDYSTLVDLVSKDKNAIGFFGYGYYDSNKDKLSAVKVDFGNGPVEPSLDTIKEDGDYAPFTRPVFTYLNTNMAKEKPQVLDYAIYTMENAQDVAAETGFAPLSDEDIQASLDALNGLK, from the coding sequence ATGAAACGTCTTAAAAAAATGAGTCTTTTACTAATGCTATCAGCCGTAATGGCATTCACTGCAGCATGCGGAGGCGAAGAAGGCACCAGCGCAAATGGAGATAACAATGAAGCACTGGAAGGCAGTGTGGTCATAGATGGTTCTGGTACAGTTTATCCATTTATGGCACGCATGGCTGAAAATTATATGGGAGAACAGGAAAATGTCTCTGTAGAAGTCAGCCGCTCCGGAACTTCAGCTGGCTTTAAGAAATTCCTTGCCGAAGACGGAACAGATTTTAACGACGCTTCCCGCCAAATTAAAGATGAGGAGAAAGCTTCCGCTGAAGATCTTGGCATTGATGTACAGGAAATGAAGGTAGCTTTAGACGGTATCACAATCGTAATTAACAAAGAAAATGAATGGGCTAAAGAGCTTACACAGCAGGAAGTTGTTGATATCTTCCTTGCAAGTGCAGGAAAGAAAAAATGGTCGGATGTTCGCCCTGATTTCCCGGATGAAGAAATTCAAACATATGGTCCAAATGAAAACCACGGCACTTACGAATTTATGTTTGAGAATATTCTCGACGAACAGGATCTTCCTGAAAATATCAATCTGCAGCAGGATTACTCAACTTTAGTGGATCTTGTATCTAAAGATAAAAATGCTATCGGATTCTTTGGCTATGGTTACTATGACAGCAACAAAGATAAATTGTCTGCAGTAAAAGTAGACTTTGGCAACGGGCCTGTTGAACCATCATTAGACACAATCAAAGAAGACGGAGATTATGCTCCATTTACTCGCCCGGTATTCACATATTTGAATACAAATATGGCTAAAGAAAAGCCTCAAGTTCTTGATTATGCTATCTATACAATGGAAAATGCACAGGATGTTGCAGCAGAAACTGGATTCGCACCATTATCAGACGAAGATATCCAAGCTTCTCTGGATGCTTTGAACGGATTGAAATAA
- a CDS encoding MFS transporter: MSRFKKLIGDVDLTKDLTLLLFIGGLYSLSAALSNTFVNIYLWKQSGEFSDLALYNLAIVVLQPLTFILAGRWAKKIDRVIVLRIGVIFLALFYLTVLFIGTNASNFLLLLGALLGVGYGFYWLAFNVLTFEITEPENRDFFNGFLGILTSVGGMIGPIAAGFIISRMEKFTGYSVIFGISLTLFSIAVFLSFFLKRRPADGRYLFKRILAERKNSLNWRMITNAHFFQGLREGTFIFVISVYVFISTGSELALGTYGLVNSSISFLGYYLVSRLLKKEYRKRAILIGGLLLYAAIFFIVFDVTYPKLLMYAAAIAVAYPLLLVPYISLTYDVIGRGWKAAEMRIEYIVVREIFLNAGRIVSILSFLAAVTFFQEEKSIPILLLIIGAGHSVIYFFVRKIQFQSA, from the coding sequence ATGAGCAGATTTAAAAAACTGATCGGTGATGTCGATTTAACAAAAGATTTAACATTGCTATTATTTATTGGCGGGCTGTATTCTTTAAGTGCTGCCCTTTCAAACACGTTTGTAAATATCTATCTCTGGAAGCAGTCTGGTGAGTTCAGTGATCTGGCTTTGTATAACCTGGCCATTGTTGTTCTGCAGCCTTTGACTTTTATTCTGGCGGGGAGATGGGCGAAGAAGATTGACCGTGTCATAGTACTGAGAATCGGTGTGATTTTTTTAGCCCTTTTTTATCTGACCGTACTGTTTATTGGAACAAACGCCTCGAACTTCTTATTGCTTCTTGGTGCTCTGCTGGGGGTAGGGTATGGGTTCTACTGGCTTGCTTTCAATGTACTCACTTTTGAAATAACTGAGCCGGAGAATCGGGATTTCTTTAATGGCTTCCTTGGAATACTAACATCCGTTGGGGGTATGATTGGCCCGATAGCAGCGGGTTTCATTATTTCAAGGATGGAAAAGTTCACCGGCTATTCCGTTATCTTCGGAATTTCCCTGACTCTTTTCTCAATAGCTGTCTTTTTAAGCTTCTTTCTTAAAAGGCGGCCGGCAGATGGAAGGTATTTATTTAAAAGAATTCTTGCAGAACGAAAAAACAGCCTGAATTGGCGCATGATTACAAATGCCCACTTTTTTCAGGGGCTCAGAGAAGGAACCTTTATATTTGTCATATCAGTTTATGTCTTTATTTCAACTGGCAGTGAATTGGCTCTTGGCACATACGGTTTGGTCAACTCAAGTATATCTTTTTTAGGGTATTATCTTGTGTCAAGACTCTTGAAAAAAGAGTATCGGAAAAGAGCCATACTGATCGGCGGATTATTACTATATGCGGCCATATTCTTTATTGTATTTGATGTCACCTATCCAAAGCTGCTGATGTATGCAGCCGCGATTGCTGTAGCGTATCCGCTCTTGCTTGTGCCTTATATCTCATTAACCTATGACGTCATTGGCAGAGGGTGGAAGGCTGCGGAGATGAGGATTGAATATATTGTCGTCAGGGAAATCTTTTTAAATGCAGGACGTATAGTATCGATTTTAAGTTTTTTAGCTGCGGTAACTTTTTTTCAGGAAGAAAAAAGCATCCCTATTCTTCTCCTGATAATAGGAGCCGGACATTCAGTCATTTATTTTTTCGTCAGAAAAATTCAATTTCAGTCTGCATGA
- a CDS encoding DUF4912 domain-containing protein yields the protein MIDEIIKLRRRGLSFRKIASKLDTTVGKVQYQWTKLIQNKGKRDSGESLGEKLISEENIVQNQSKDHLTLTRSSDDKAKVSWRLSIQKVKMLSLYLDKPVSSLRKSLRIYDVTGVVFDGANAVCDHEVILSDHSEWTFKGLKPGKVYCVELGIKITDTHFIPLLRSEALYTSEESPSQEKSESEVQPAWTVNVSTYTYYESVSEGEGKE from the coding sequence ATGATAGATGAAATTATTAAGCTTCGCCGCAGGGGGCTGTCATTCCGTAAAATCGCCAGTAAGCTTGATACAACAGTAGGAAAGGTACAGTACCAGTGGACCAAACTTATCCAAAATAAAGGGAAACGCGACAGCGGGGAGTCTTTAGGGGAAAAATTAATATCTGAAGAAAACATTGTGCAAAATCAATCGAAAGATCATTTGACATTAACACGCTCAAGCGATGATAAGGCAAAAGTATCCTGGAGATTGTCTATTCAGAAGGTGAAGATGCTATCACTATACTTGGACAAGCCTGTATCCTCCTTGAGAAAATCTTTAAGAATCTATGATGTTACCGGGGTTGTTTTTGACGGAGCCAATGCAGTCTGTGATCATGAAGTTATCCTGTCCGATCATTCTGAATGGACCTTTAAAGGGCTCAAACCCGGCAAAGTGTATTGTGTTGAGCTGGGCATTAAAATAACAGATACTCATTTCATCCCGTTACTGCGTTCAGAAGCACTATATACTTCTGAGGAATCACCTTCCCAAGAAAAAAGTGAATCTGAGGTTCAGCCTGCATGGACGGTAAATGTGAGTACATACACCTATTATGAATCAGTGAGTGAAGGAGAAGGAAAAGAATGA
- the pstC gene encoding phosphate ABC transporter permease subunit PstC, with amino-acid sequence MAKSSVQHGNKTLNVREIIQQKKKSRSVNNYTEKLIPKILFGIAAISVLTTIGIVLTLITETIAFFKDVSFIDFFTGTQLKPLGENAVFGVLPLLTGTIISTLIAMLVAIPVGLMTAIFLSEYASEKTRKALKPLLEILAGIPTIVYGFFAFTFVTPLLRSFIPGLEPTNILSPGIVMGIMIIPMVASLSEDAMSSVPNAMREGALALGATKLEVTWKVVVPAAISGIIASFVLGISRAIGETMIVTIASGSSKNFTFDVTQSMQTMTAYIVEVTGGEAAAGTTLYYSLYAVAMTLFVFTLIMNLLAQYISRRFREEY; translated from the coding sequence TTGGCTAAAAGTTCTGTTCAACACGGTAACAAAACGCTGAATGTACGAGAAATCATTCAGCAAAAGAAAAAATCTCGAAGTGTCAATAATTACACAGAAAAATTAATACCGAAAATATTATTCGGCATCGCAGCAATTTCAGTTCTTACCACTATTGGAATTGTACTTACATTAATTACGGAAACAATCGCCTTTTTTAAAGACGTTTCTTTTATAGATTTCTTTACAGGCACTCAATTAAAGCCTTTAGGTGAAAATGCTGTCTTTGGTGTTCTGCCTTTATTGACGGGAACCATCATTTCGACTTTAATAGCTATGCTGGTTGCGATTCCAGTAGGACTGATGACAGCCATATTTTTAAGTGAATACGCATCAGAAAAAACAAGAAAGGCATTAAAGCCTCTTCTTGAAATACTGGCAGGTATTCCTACCATTGTTTATGGATTTTTTGCTTTTACGTTTGTAACACCTTTATTAAGATCTTTTATTCCTGGTCTTGAACCAACAAATATATTAAGCCCCGGGATTGTAATGGGAATCATGATTATCCCAATGGTAGCTTCCCTTTCTGAAGATGCAATGAGTTCTGTACCAAATGCGATGAGGGAGGGTGCTCTTGCACTGGGGGCAACAAAGCTTGAGGTAACCTGGAAAGTGGTAGTACCAGCAGCAATTTCGGGTATCATTGCTTCGTTTGTATTAGGAATTTCCAGAGCAATCGGGGAAACGATGATCGTCACCATTGCGAGCGGAAGTTCGAAAAATTTTACTTTTGATGTTACACAGTCCATGCAGACTATGACTGCTTATATTGTGGAAGTAACAGGCGGGGAAGCAGCCGCAGGAACAACCTTATATTATAGCCTTTACGCTGTTGCAATGACATTGTTTGTGTTTACGTTAATAATGAACCTTCTTGCTCAGTATATCTCTCGCAGGTTTAGGGAGGAATATTAA
- a CDS encoding superoxide dismutase has translation MAFELPQLPYAYDALEPNIDKETMNIHHTKHHNTYVTNLNNALEGNEELLSKTVEEVVSNLDAVPEAARTAVRNNGGGHANHSLFWQIISPNGGGEPTGELADAISSKFGSYDSFKEEFAKAATTRFGSGWAWLAVNNGELEVTSTPNQDSPLMEGKTPILGLDVWEHAYYLKYQNRRPEYINSFWNVVNWDEVSKRYSAAK, from the coding sequence ATGGCATTCGAATTACCGCAATTACCTTACGCTTACGATGCATTGGAACCAAACATCGACAAAGAAACGATGAATATCCACCATACAAAGCATCACAATACTTATGTAACAAACCTTAATAATGCGTTAGAAGGGAACGAAGAGCTTCTTTCTAAAACTGTTGAAGAAGTGGTATCCAACCTGGATGCTGTTCCTGAAGCTGCCCGTACTGCTGTACGCAACAACGGCGGCGGTCATGCAAACCATTCTCTTTTCTGGCAGATCATTTCTCCTAATGGCGGCGGAGAGCCAACAGGTGAATTAGCAGATGCCATCAGCAGCAAATTCGGAAGCTATGACAGCTTCAAAGAAGAGTTCGCTAAGGCGGCTACAACTCGCTTTGGTTCAGGCTGGGCATGGCTTGCAGTAAACAATGGTGAACTTGAAGTAACAAGCACACCTAATCAGGATTCACCATTAATGGAAGGCAAGACTCCAATCCTTGGCCTTGACGTTTGGGAGCATGCTTACTACTTAAAATACCAAAACCGCCGTCCTGAATACATCAATTCTTTCTGGAATGTTGTTAACTGGGATGAGGTTTCTAAGCGTTACAGCGCTGCAAAATAA
- a CDS encoding DUF456 domain-containing protein, which produces MDIVYWTLIILLFIIAFAGLVFPIIPSVLFLLGGFILYGVLFSFEPFNWLFWTIQGLFVLLLFGADYVANMIGVKKYGGSKAGVWGSTIGLLAGPFVIPVLGILIGPFLGAVIAELAVNRTNFNDALKIGFGSVIGFVSSAAAKAVIQGVMIIYFLFVVL; this is translated from the coding sequence TTGGATATAGTTTATTGGACACTGATTATTCTGTTGTTTATTATCGCTTTTGCGGGTCTGGTTTTTCCAATTATACCAAGTGTGCTGTTTTTGCTGGGCGGTTTTATCCTTTATGGAGTCCTTTTTTCTTTTGAACCGTTTAACTGGCTATTTTGGACGATTCAGGGGCTGTTTGTTCTCCTGCTGTTTGGAGCTGATTACGTAGCCAATATGATTGGCGTGAAAAAATATGGCGGTTCAAAAGCTGGTGTATGGGGAAGTACAATCGGCCTTTTAGCTGGCCCATTTGTCATACCTGTACTGGGAATCCTGATTGGCCCATTTCTTGGAGCGGTTATTGCTGAACTTGCAGTTAACAGGACAAACTTTAATGATGCATTAAAGATTGGATTTGGATCTGTAATAGGATTTGTCAGCAGCGCAGCAGCCAAAGCGGTGATCCAGGGAGTTATGATTATTTATTTTCTTTTTGTGGTTCTTTAA